The DNA segment ACAAAGCTGCGATTTCTGTTCCGTCAAGTACAGCACCGCCTTTAATCGCAAAACCGATACCAGCACCAATGAAAAACCCACCAAAAACAGCTGTGAGTATGAGATCTTGAGTTATATCTGGAAATGGTAACACCACCAAAGTGAGTGCAAGACCTGCAATGGCTAGAGTACTACGAATTGCAAATGCACTACCAAGATGCCAATACGCAATAAAAATAAATGGGATGTTTACAAGTGGCAACCAAATCGAAAGAGGCAAAGATGTGGTTTTAGCTAAAAGCATTGAAATTCCGGTGACACCGCCATCAATAAAGTTACTTGAAAATAAAAATCCCTTAAGACCCAATGCCGCTGAAAAAATACCAATGACAATCAAGAAGGCATTTTTTGTTTCAAATAAAAATCGATTCCTCATTGAGTACAACACCACCCTACTACTTTTAATTATTATAAATTCACTTGCCGAATCGCAATTTCAGAGCCGTTGATAACTACTTTCACATAACCCACGCGATTACCGATATCGAGGATATTATTGCATGCACCGGTCACAAGATACCGGGTGCCACCAATAACTTGTTCACTATAGCCGTGGTAATGACCACCGATAACAAGTTTCACACTATATTCACGCATGATTGATTTAAAGACCGTGGCCTCTTCATCGCTTGAAAGTTTAAAAAGTGTTGAAAATTCTCCTGAAAAAATAGGAAAGTGCGTGACTATGATTTTAATGGGTTTTGTTGTCGTTTTTAAATCATTTCGCAACCAATTGAGTTGATCTTCGCCAAATGTTCCGTTTGCAGAATCAAGCATAATGATATGTGCATTACCGACGTTAAAAGAATAGATCGATCTACCAACAATGCGCTTATAGTTGTTCCATCCGCCAAAAAAAATATCGTGGTTACCGATTGCTGGATACACAGGGTGATTGCTTGCATTTATTTGCGCCATAAACGTTGTAAGTTCTGATTCGATTCCTGTGTTAGAATCATCTCCTGCGATAACCGCAAACGCATCACCATCTGCCCGACTATTTTGCAAAGCTCTGGCCATGACATTTCCACCTGAAGAACTTCCAATATGAGTATCACCCATTGCGGCAAAACTAAAACTCGTTGGATTTGCCACAGAGAGATCTGGAAATGTGCGAAGTCCGCTGTTCATGTTTTCCCAAAAGCGTTGCGTCACACCATCTATTTCTAGATTTGTGCATGCTCCATAGATGACGGCAAATCCAATGACAACTTTGAGAGCTAATTTTTCGGAAATCATTAAAAAAGCTTAGCCGAACTGAGATCTAAGGTAAAGATCTTCAAAACCTGAAGAGTAAGAAAGTGGACTTGAAAGTTCGATAATTCGATATGAATCTATCGCTGATAGGAGCTTTTGTACAAAACCATGCATAACGTCATGACCGGCTTTATGAAGTACGATGTGTCCTAATATGGGTGAACCCACCATGAGCAGATCACCAATTGCATCCATTGCTTTATGCCTAACAAACTCATCACTGTAACGTAGACCATCAGGGTTTAAAACATCGCGCTCATCTAATACAACAGCGTTATCAAGACTTCCACCCAGAGCTAAACCCTTTTTCTTAAGCGCTTCGACGTCTTTTAGAAACCCAAAAGTGCGTGCAGTAGAAAGCTCGCGGCTAAAAGTATGCTCGTTCACATCTAGTTCAATACGTTGACGTCCGATTTTTTGATGTGGAAAATCAATAACACAACTTAATCGATATCCATTGTGTGGAAGTGCGTATGCGTACTTATCACCTTGCGAAAAATAGATTGGCTGCGTGACATAATAATATTTTCTTAAAGCCCCTTGCTCAACAATTGCAGCTTCTTGAAGTGCCCTGAAATAACAATTCGCTGAACCATCACCAATGGGAAGTTCTGGGCCGTCAAGCTCGATAAAGAGATTATCAATTTGAAGAGCTGCGATGGCAGACATGCAATGTTCTACTGTAGATATGGCAAAAAGCTCACTGCCAAGAACAGTTGCCATTTGAGTTGCACGCACGTTTCTTGATTGGGCCCGTAATGCAGGCAAACCCGAAATATCTTTTCGTACAAAGTAAATGCCCGTATTTTCTGGAGCTGGTTTAAAGGAAATATGAGCACGAGTTCCTGAATGAAGCCCGATACCTTCAACACTTACTGCCTTTTGAATTGTTTTTTGGTAAACCATATCAATCTACTTATACGCAAAGTTTATGCCGTGAACTTGGAATCGTAATAATCAAGGTTAACACTTTGATATAACTGTGTTTAAGAAAATTCCAGACTATAGACTAGATTAAGAAATTACACATGTGTGTTGCAAAATAACAACACAGTTTTATGCATTTATGCATCAAATAAGTTACACAACATTCCGATCACTAAATTATGAGAATAACGACGAAGTTATTGACGCCAGAAATTTTAAATCAAAATAAAAAGCTAACTTTGTATTTTATTTGTTTAATCTCAACACTGGCTTTTACCGCCGGTTGTGCCAGCAATTCATACCGCGAAAATAATTATGACGATAATGCATTTTGGATCGGACAATCATCACCCGCCCCAAGAAGCACACCTCGAAAACCCAGCTCACAATTTTTTAACCGCTCATGTGAAGAAGACGGGCAATGGGGTCTTTACGGTGGTAAAAGATTTTCTTGTTACTACTCAGATTAAAAAAGTGATGACTGATTTTCTTCACGTTTTGCTTGCCCTAAAGCAAGTAGAGGTGAATTTGCAGGAACTTTAAAACCCATATGTTCATAAGCCAAAGGCATCGCACAACGCCCCCGTGAAGTTTTCATTACAAACCCTTCTTGAATTAAAAATGGCTCGTAAACATCTTCAATAGTTTCACGCTCTTCATTTATCGCAGCTGAGAGAGTATCAATACCTGTGGGGCCACCACCAAATTTTTCAATAAGCGTACTTAGGATTTTTCGATCCATGGAATCAAGCCCACGTGTATCTACCTCTAAAGCTTGAAGTGCAGATTTTGCGATTTTTAAAGTTATTTTGCCATCATTTTGAACTTGAGCAAAATCACGAACACGCTTGAGTAAACGATTTGCGATACGCGGAGTTCCCCGTGAACGTTTTGCGATTTCTTCAGCAGCATCATCGCCCAGCTCAGCTCGTAAGATGCCCCCACTTCGACGTAAAATTGTGACAAGATCTTTTGGCTCGTAAAATTCAAGTCGTGAAACAATACCAAAGCGATCTCTCAAAGGAGATGTCAACATACCCGCTCTTGTTGTTGCTCCAATGAGAGTGAATCTTGGCAATTGAAACTTCATCGTGCGTGCACCTAAACCTTCACCCGTAACCATATCTAAGAAAAAATCTTCCATTGCTGAATAAAGATATTCTTCAACGATTTGATTTAGACGGTGAATCTCGTCGATAAAAAGAATGCTATGGGGTTTTAAATTAGTCAAAATCGCAGCTAAATCACCTTTTTTATCAAGAGCTGGGCCAGATGTTGTTTTCATATCAACGTTCATGGTTTTTGCGATGATATGTGCAAGGGTTGTTTTACCAAGCCCCGGGGGGCCATAAAAAAGACAATGATCAAGTGCTTCGCTTCTTTTTTTAGCGGCTTCAATAAACACTTCAAGATTAGCTTTTACTTTTGTCTGCCCAGGAAAATCGCTTAGACTTTCAGGTCGTAAAGAACGTTCAAGCCCCGCATCATCTAGAGTTACTTCACTACTCGTTAGGGATTCAATATCTGTCATGTCACACCACTCATTTTTTTCATTAAATATTTCCTGATAAACCATTTAGCGCACTGCGAATGACTGATTGAATATCGTCCATCCAAACGTCTTCTTCTAAACCATCAAGTGTGCGTTCAATTTCATATGGCTTGTAACCCAAATGCGTAAGAGCTGATTGAACTTCTGCGCGCATTTTTCTCACACCCACTGACTTTGGAAGCTTTGTGGTTGGAGCTGCATTTTGACCATCGTCTAAAATAAGTTCTGATAATTTCCCTTTAAGTTTCACCACGACATGTTCTGCGGTTTTTTTACTGACTTTTGGTAATTTAGTTAATGATGCGACGTCACCCTCTTCAATTAAGTGAGCGAGATCGAACCATGAAGCCCCTGACATAATATTAAGAGCACTTTTTGGCCCTACGGAGTCTACTTTTATTAAAGATAAAAAAAGTTCTTTTTCTTGTGCCGATATAAAACCAAAAAGCGCGGCCCCTTCAGATCTGTATTGTGTATGAATAAAAAGTCTGCAGGCAGCACCTGTTTCACCAAGATTTTCTATAGTGTTTTTTGCACAAAACACTTCATACCCGACGCCTGAAACATCGACCACGAGGGCTGAGTCTTTTTTATCGATGATTGTACCGTTTAAAAAAGCAATCATGTTAACACTTCCAAATCTTTCATACGTTTTCGTGTCGTCGCGATTCTTACATGATGAATAGCAAGGGCTAAGGCATCACTCATGTCAAATCGTGCCATAGCTGGCAACCCTAAAAGAGCTTGCACAATAAATTGAACCTGCTCTTTTTCTGCTCGCCCATGACCAACAAGACTTGCTTTGATTTCAGTAGGTGCATATTCAAATATGGGGCACCCAAAACGAGCTGACTCATACAAACAAACACCACGGGCTTGGCCCAGTTTAGTTGCGCTGTCTGCATTTTTAGCGAAGAACATTTTTTCGATCGAAACTGCGTCGGGTTTATGTTGTTGAAATATTTCTTGAAGGCCAAGGCCAATATCTAAAAGTCTTTTGGGCATGGAATCTTTTTTATTTCCTTCAATCACACCAAACGCAATGCATCTAAGTACGCCATCTACTTCGCGCACAAGTCCATAGCCGGTAAAATGACTTCCAGGATCAATCCCAAGAACTAGCCCCATATTTATATATATCTATCACAAGGATCTTTTGTATGCCTATGGCAAAATGCAACAGCCTATGTTAGCGATTAAGTATGAACCAAGATGTGAGTTCATTTGTTGAGCGCTATCAGCTCATTTATGAACGAGACCCTCAATCAAAAGTTTTTGCACCCCTGGCTGAAGCTTATAGGCGCATGGGTTTGATTGACGAAGCCATAGATCTTGCAGAACGAGGCGTTAAAAGACACCCTCATTTTGCAAGTGGACGCGTGGCTCTTGGAAAATGTTTTTTCCAAAAACGCGAGTACCAAAAAGCCCTAGAAGAATTAAAAATCGCCGCCGATCTTTCACCTGAGAATCTCTTAGCTCACCAAATTATGGCCGACTGTTATTTAAAACTCAAAAAACCCACAGACGCATTAAATGCCTATAAAATGGTTTTATTTATAAATCCCCATGATGCACGAACCAGTGAAATCGTTCGGAAACTTGAAGATGAAGTATACGCTGAAGTAAAACCACAAACTTGGGCCGAAGAAGATTTTTCCATGGAAAAACTAGCTGATGTCGCTACAAAAGCCAACGCTGTGGGTTTTAAAAATTCTAAAAACAAGAATGATAAAACTCAAGACGTTGCACTTTCTACTTCATCAGAAGGTGCAGATTTTGAAAGAAATTTAGCACTCTTAGATACACGCATGAACCGTGGTGATTGGACCACAGCTTGTGATCATTTAGATCAGCTTTTAGAACTCTACCCTCAAAATAGTGAACTACTTAAACGTAAAACCCATATCGATGAACTCAGCCAAAATTCTTTTGA comes from the Oligoflexia bacterium genome and includes:
- the ruvB gene encoding Holliday junction branch migration DNA helicase RuvB; the protein is MTDIESLTSSEVTLDDAGLERSLRPESLSDFPGQTKVKANLEVFIEAAKKRSEALDHCLFYGPPGLGKTTLAHIIAKTMNVDMKTTSGPALDKKGDLAAILTNLKPHSILFIDEIHRLNQIVEEYLYSAMEDFFLDMVTGEGLGARTMKFQLPRFTLIGATTRAGMLTSPLRDRFGIVSRLEFYEPKDLVTILRRSGGILRAELGDDAAEEIAKRSRGTPRIANRLLKRVRDFAQVQNDGKITLKIAKSALQALEVDTRGLDSMDRKILSTLIEKFGGGPTGIDTLSAAINEERETIEDVYEPFLIQEGFVMKTSRGRCAMPLAYEHMGFKVPANSPLLALGQAKREENQSSLF
- a CDS encoding tetratricopeptide repeat protein, with amino-acid sequence MNQDVSSFVERYQLIYERDPQSKVFAPLAEAYRRMGLIDEAIDLAERGVKRHPHFASGRVALGKCFFQKREYQKALEELKIAADLSPENLLAHQIMADCYLKLKKPTDALNAYKMVLFINPHDARTSEIVRKLEDEVYAEVKPQTWAEEDFSMEKLADVATKANAVGFKNSKNKNDKTQDVALSTSSEGADFERNLALLDTRMNRGDWTTACDHLDQLLELYPQNSELLKRKTHIDELSQNSFDIGEWISPLQSNVKNKKIEKLENLLSTIDSRRKA
- the ruvC gene encoding crossover junction endodeoxyribonuclease RuvC, coding for MGLVLGIDPGSHFTGYGLVREVDGVLRCIAFGVIEGNKKDSMPKRLLDIGLGLQEIFQQHKPDAVSIEKMFFAKNADSATKLGQARGVCLYESARFGCPIFEYAPTEIKASLVGHGRAEKEQVQFIVQALLGLPAMARFDMSDALALAIHHVRIATTRKRMKDLEVLT
- the lpxC gene encoding UDP-3-O-acyl-N-acetylglucosamine deacetylase; protein product: MVYQKTIQKAVSVEGIGLHSGTRAHISFKPAPENTGIYFVRKDISGLPALRAQSRNVRATQMATVLGSELFAISTVEHCMSAIAALQIDNLFIELDGPELPIGDGSANCYFRALQEAAIVEQGALRKYYYVTQPIYFSQGDKYAYALPHNGYRLSCVIDFPHQKIGRQRIELDVNEHTFSRELSTARTFGFLKDVEALKKKGLALGGSLDNAVVLDERDVLNPDGLRYSDEFVRHKAMDAIGDLLMVGSPILGHIVLHKAGHDVMHGFVQKLLSAIDSYRIIELSSPLSYSSGFEDLYLRSQFG
- a CDS encoding metallophosphoesterase; this encodes MISEKLALKVVIGFAVIYGACTNLEIDGVTQRFWENMNSGLRTFPDLSVANPTSFSFAAMGDTHIGSSSGGNVMARALQNSRADGDAFAVIAGDDSNTGIESELTTFMAQINASNHPVYPAIGNHDIFFGGWNNYKRIVGRSIYSFNVGNAHIIMLDSANGTFGEDQLNWLRNDLKTTTKPIKIIVTHFPIFSGEFSTLFKLSSDEEATVFKSIMREYSVKLVIGGHYHGYSEQVIGGTRYLVTGACNNILDIGNRVGYVKVVINGSEIAIRQVNL
- the ruvA gene encoding Holliday junction branch migration protein RuvA produces the protein MIAFLNGTIIDKKDSALVVDVSGVGYEVFCAKNTIENLGETGAACRLFIHTQYRSEGAALFGFISAQEKELFLSLIKVDSVGPKSALNIMSGASWFDLAHLIEEGDVASLTKLPKVSKKTAEHVVVKLKGKLSELILDDGQNAAPTTKLPKSVGVRKMRAEVQSALTHLGYKPYEIERTLDGLEEDVWMDDIQSVIRSALNGLSGNI